A window of Hyperolius riggenbachi isolate aHypRig1 chromosome 1, aHypRig1.pri, whole genome shotgun sequence contains these coding sequences:
- the LOC137561828 gene encoding olfactory receptor 4E2-like, producing the protein MDHGNQSFVVEFFFSGLSNSYQVEITFFVLFLVLYLLTLFGNFLIISAIHTDPHVHSPMYFFLGNLSFLDICYSTVTIPKMLVNILSDKKTISFKQCMSQLFFLHLFGGIECFLLIVMAYDRYVAICNPLRYHVVMSYKCSYWLVASTWLAGFLHSFTQAFLTYQLPFCGPNNIDHFFCDVHQLAALACSDTFVIDMFIIANSGMISVSCLVVLLFSYAGIIITIFKIRSSEGRQKAFSTCGSHLLVVAFFFGPSAFIYLRPPGDFAGDKLLSVLYTALTPLLNPIIYTLRNQEVKAAIKKLFRNKLSPQQSKFINTN; encoded by the coding sequence ATGGATCATGGAAATCAAAGCTTTGTCGTGGAGTTCTTTTTTAGTGGTCTCTCCAATTCTTATCAAGTAGAGATAACTTTCTTCGTACTGTTTCTAGTTCTGTATCTGTTGACTTTATTTGGCAATTTTCTCATAATTTCAGCAATTCATACTGATCCACATGTGCATTCacctatgtatttttttcttggtaATTTGTCATTCCTAGATATATGTTACTCAACTGTCACCATCCCAAAGATGCTGGTCAATATCCTATCAGACAAAAAGACTATCTCATTTAAGCAATGCATGTCCCAACTGTTCTTCCTCCATCTGTTTGGAGGCATAGAGTGTTTCCTTCTAATTGTCATGGCTTATGACCGCTATGTGGCCATCTGTAATCCATTAAGGTATCATGTTGTCATGAGCTACAAATGTTCCTATTGGTTGGTGGCATCTACTTGGCTGGCAGGTTTCTTACATTCATTTACCCAGGCATTTCTAACCTACCAGCTACCATTCTGTGGTCCAAACAACATAGATCACTTTTTCTGTGATGTCCACCAACTGGCTGCATTAGCATGTTCGGACACCTTTGTGATTGATATGTTCATTATAGCTAATAGTGGAATGATATCGGTTAGCTGTTTAGTGGTGCTGCTGTTCTCCTATGCTGGAATCATAATCACTATCTTTAAGATACGATCATCAGAAGGGAGACAGAAAGCTTTTTCTACATGTGGCTCTCATCTGTTGGTTGTTGCATTCTTCTTTGGACCATCAGCATTCATCTACTTGAGGCCACCAGGGGACTTTGCAGGAGACAAGTTACTGTCTGTTCTGTACACAGCGTTAACTCCTCTCTTAAATCCTATTATCTACACGCTAAGAAACCAAGAGGTAAAGGCTGCCATCAAGAAATTATTTAGAAACAAACTGTCACCGCAACAGTCCAAGTTCATCAATACAAACTAA